The sequence GAACCATGCCCACTGCTGTTCGTTGTAGGTGTGGCTCAGGGCGATGTTGTCGACAGAGCCATCCTTGTGGTGAGCAACGAGGGTGAACTCGGAACCCGGAGCGAACTTGGTGAGGCCCACGATGTCGAATACGTCCTGTTCCTGGATCTTGTCGTAGTCGGCAGCGTTCTTGAAGGTGAGGGCGAGCATGCCCTGCTTCTTGAGGTTCGTTTCGTGGATGCGGGCGAAGCTCTTCACGATCACGGCCTTCACACCGAGGAAGCGCGGTTCCATGGCGGCATGTTCGCGGCTGGAGCCTTCGCCGTAGTTTTCGTCTCCGATCACGATGGAGCCCGTACCCTTGGCCTTGTAAATCTTGGCAAGTTCGGGGACTTCCTTGTAGCTGCCGCACTGGCAGAGAACCTTGTTCGTTTCGCCGTTGAAGGCGTTCACGGCGCCGATGAGCATGTTGTTCGAAATGTTTTCGAGGTGACCGCGGTAGTTGAGCCACGGACCGGCCATGGAGATGTGGTCGGTGGTGCACTTGCCCTTGGCCTTGATGAGGAGCGGGGCACCGGCGATGTCCTTGCCGTCCCAAGCCGCGAACGGAGCGAGAGCCTGGAGGCGCTTGCTTTCGGGGTTGATGGAAACGGTAATCTTGGAACCGTCTTCTGCCGGAGCCTGGTAGCCTGCGTCCTTGACTTCGAAGCCCTTCGGCGGGAGTTCGCACTGTTCCGGCGGGTCGAGCTTTACGGCCTTACCCTCATTGTTCACGAGAGTGTCGGTCATCGGGTTGAAGCGGATGTCGCCGCTGAGCGCTGCAATCACGGCCATGAGCGGGCTAGCCACGAATGCGTGCGTGTTCGGGTTGCCGTCGGCGCGCTTGGCGAAGTTGCGGTTGAAGCTGTGGACGATGGTGTTGAGTTCCTTCTTGTCGGCACCGGCACGGTCCCAACGGCCAATGCAAGGACCGCAGGCGTTAGTCATGATGGTGGCGCCGAACTGCTTGAACAAGTCGATGAGGCCGTCGCGTTCGGCGGTGTAACGCACTTGTTCAGAACCCGGGTTGATGAGGAGCGGGCACTTCGGGCTGAGACCCTTCGCGAGGGCCTGCTTGATCATGTTGGCTGCCATGAACAAATCTTCGTAGCTGGAGTTCGTGCAGCTACCGATGAGGGCGGCGCTTACGACCGGCGTAGATTCCGGCTTGGTTTCGGTGGCCTTGAGGCTTTCTGCCATATCGGTCACGGCGAAAGCTCGGTCCGGGCTGAACGGGCCGTTGAAGTGCGGCACGAGTTCGCTCAGGTTGATTTCCACGACGCGGTCAAAATACTTTTCCGGATTTGCTTCGACTTCGGGGTCGGCCTTGAGGTGTTCTGCAATCTTGTCGGCGGCGGCGGCAACGTCGGCGCGGCCGGTCACCTTGAGGTAACGGCTCATGGAGTCGTCGTAGCTGAAGGTGGAGCATGTTGCGCCCACTTCGGCACCCATGTTCGCAATCGTTGCCTTGCCTGTTGCGGAGAGGCTGCGTGCGCCTTCGCCGAAGTATTCGATAATGGCATTGGTGCCGCCCTTCACGGTCAAGATGCCTGCGAGCTTAAGGATGATGTCCTTCGCGGTAGCGAAACCTTGGAGCTTGCCGGTGAGCTTCACGCCGATCATCTTCGGGTACTTGAGTTCCCACGGGAGGCCGACCATGGCGTCCACGGCGTCTGCACCGCCCACGCCAATCGCGAGCATGCCGAGACCGCCAGCGTTCACGGTGTGGGAGTCAGTACCGATCATCATTCCGCCCGGGAAGGCGTAGTTTTCGAGCACCACCTGGTGGATGATGCCTGCGCCCGGGAGCCAGCAGTCAATGCCGTATTTGGCAGACACGGACTGGAGGAAATCGTAAACTTCCTTGCTTTCTTCTTTGGCGCGGGGCAAGTCCTTTTCGACACCTTCGCGGGCGATAATCAGGTGGTCGCAGTGCACGGAGCTCGGCACTGCCACGCGGGCCTTACCGGCGGTGGTGAACTGCAAAAGGGCCATCTGGGCGGTTGCGTCCTGCATGGCCACGCGGTCGGGGTGGAATTCGGCAAAATCCTTGCCGCGTTCATAAGTCCTGTTCTCGGCGCCATCGATCAGGTGGCTGTAGATAATCTTTTCGGCGAGGGTGAGCGGACGGCCCAGCTGCTTGCGTGCAGCTTCAACGCGGGCAGGAATGCGGGCGTAGACGCCCTGGATCATGTCGAAATTGAAAAGCATAGTCTCTTGGGGGTTTAGGTTGAATTTTCGGGCGTAAAGATAGAAAATTATTTGGTTGCTTTTTTTTACCCTTAACAAAGGGTGTAAATTTTCCTAAATTTGGCCGCGTTCCTAAGATTGGAGAACCCCCATGTCCAATATAAACGCCAAAGATTCCGTCAAGAATTTCCTTGCTGGAGTCAAGACGACCGTTACTCCCGAACTGTTTCGCACGATCCGCAGGGGCTACGACAAGAAGAACTTCGTAAGCGACCTCATGTCGGGCCTGATTGTGGGCATTTTGGCCTTGCCGCTTGCCATTGCGTTTGCTATCGCTTCGGGTGTGGGTCCGGAACAGGGCCTTTACACGGCCATTATCGCGGGCTTTACCATTTCGCTCTTGGGCGGTTCCCGCTTCCAGATTGGCGGCCCGACGGGTGCATTCATTGTGATTGTCTACGGCATCGTGAGCCAGTACGGTTACGACGGTCTTGCTTCGGCCACCCTTTTGGCCGGTATCTTGCTGATTATCTTTGGCTTGGCCAAATTTGGCGCGATTATCAAGTTTATCCCGTATCCGGTGACCGTAGGCTTTACCGCCGGTATCGCTATTATTATTGCTCTTGGCCAGGTGCCGAACTTCTTTGGCCTGCGTTTCCTTTCCAAAGACCCGGCCGATGCCGTGGGCAAAATCAAGCTTTACGCCTCTTCGCTTGATACTGTTAATATTTATGCCGTGATTGTGGGCCTTGTGGCTTTGGCCGTTTGCATTCTGTGGCCGAAGATTACGACGAAAGTTCCGGGTTCCCTGATTGCCATTATTGTGGCGACCGTCATGGTGAAGGTTTTGGGCTGGGATGACCCGATTACGGGCCACGGCGTGGTGACCATTGGCATGAAAAACCACATTCCGAGCGGTTTCCCGGTTCCGCATTTGCCAAACATTAGCCTTGAAATGATGCAGAAGGTGTTCCAGCCGGCTTTGACCATTGCCATTTTGGGTGCTATTGAATCCCTTTTGTCTGCCGTGGTGGCCGACGGTATGACCTCGACCAAGCACCGTTCGAATACCGAACTTTTCGGCCAGGGTGTCGCTAACGTGCTTTCCCCGATGTTTGGTGGTATTCCGGCGACCGGTGCCATTGCCCGTACGGCAACCAACATCCGTAACGGTGCCGTGAGCCCGATTTCTGGCTTGGTACACGCGGTTGTTTTGCTCCTCATTATGCTTGTGCTCGGTAAGTACGCCGAAATGATCCCGATGGCAGCGCTTGCCGCCGTGCTTTTCCAGGTGGCATTCAATATGTGCGGCTATCGCAGCTTTATCAAGATGTTCAAGGCCCCGAAGAGCGATGTTGCTGTGATGCTTGTGGCCTTTTTCTTGACCGTGATTATCGACCTGACGGTTGCAATCGAAGTGGGCGTGCTTTTGGCCGCAGTGCTCTTCATTAAGCGCATGAGCGATGTTGCCGAAGTGGAAACGGTGACTGAAGCCCTTAAAGAAGACGACGAAGAAGCTGCTCATAACGAGCTTAGCCGCCAGGTGCCGAAGGGCGTTGCCGTGTACGAACTTGCCGGTTCGCTCTTCTTTGGTGCGGTCGACAAGTTTAAGGATACCATGGCCCGCATCTCCGACAAGCCGAAGATTCTTATTCTGCGCATGCGTAGCGTGTCTAGCATCGATGCCGCCGGTATCCAGATGATCGAAGACTTGCTCAACCGTTGCAACCGCGAAGGCACTCAGCTGTTGCTCTCGGGCGTGCATGCCCAGCCGGTGGTGGCCTTGACTCGCGCCGGCGTGCTCAAGCAGCTCGGCGAAGAAAACGCCCTCGGAAACATTGATGCTGCCCTTAATCGTGCCCGCGAACTCTTGGGCCTTCCGATTGTGGATACCTCGCACGAAATGCCGCAGGCGCCTACCGTTTCTTGGGAAAAGAGCCTCGATAAGCCGTGGATGCCCGAAGAATCGAACGCTGCCGTGGCCGAAGAAACGCCGGAAGTTATCGCCGAAAAAATGCTCGACGAACCGGTCGTGAAAATCGAAGAAAAAACAAAGTAATCTTTGTAAGGTTTTCTTAAGTTTGTGAGCGACAAACGCCTCGTATTAACGAGGCGTGGTTGCGAGAGCGAGCGCTTTGGGTACGTACTTAGTAAGATTGGGCGCGAGCGGTCTGTAAGTGTGACGGGAATCGCAGTGTGATTTCCGTCTCTTTAATTTTAGTTATGTTATATCTAAATTAGGGGCATGGTTAAGAGACATGCTTTGACGAGTTCTGAAAGGACGCACATCTTTTGGCACTTCATCGTGAACTATCTGCTTGCCTTCTGGGCAGTTGGATTGGTCCTGATGAATATCTGCTAGTCTCAAACAATCCTTGATTATTTTTCTATCTTTGGCGCCATGTTTAAAATCGGCGTCATGGCTTCCGGTGGTGGAAGCAACTTTAAAGCAATAATTGACCGTATAGGCGAGGGCGACCTCGAAGCCCAGTGCAAATTCCTGATTACTAACAATGGTGGTTGCGGGGCTGTCGGTCATGCTGAATCTTACGGGATTCCTGTTTACCACATTTCTGGTAAGACCCACCCCGATACGGCTGCCTATGAAGCCGCACTTTTAGAAGTGATCGATCGTTACGATATCGATTTGCTGATTTTGGCTGGCTACATGAAGGCCTTGCCGGTAAGCCTCATTAAAAGGCTCCCGGACCGCATCTTGAACATTCACCCGTCGCTTTTGCCCAAGTACGGTGGCAAGGGCTTCTGGGGAATTCACGTGCATGAGGCCGTAATCGCCGCCAACGAAAAGGAGTCGGGCCCGACGGTTCACCTGGTGAGCGAAGAAATCGACCAGGGTCGAATCTTGGCGCAGACCCGCGTGCCAGTTGAAGATGGCGATACGCCTGAAACGCTCGCTGCTCGTGTGCTGGTGCAGGAACACGCCCTTTACTGGAAGACGATTAAGGAATATGCCGCTCAAATAGGCGTGTAACTCATGAAATTCAAAGTCCCGGCATTTCTCGAAGGAATTGAATTCCCTGTCGATGGCGAAGTTGCCATGCGCAAATTCGCTGCATCCCAGATGGGGGAGAATGCCGTGGTCGTGGGCATTGACGAAGTGGGTCGCGGCCCTTTGGCAGGCCCTGTGGTGGCGTGTGCCGCTGTCCTTAAGGCGCCCGACGCACTCCTGACACTCAACGATTCCAAAAAGCTCACGCGCCCGAAGCGCGAAGCCATGTACCAGGACGTGCAAGATGCTTGCGCCTGCTTTGCCGTGGCAAGCGCCTCGGTCGAAGAAATTGACCGCATGAACATTCTGGAAGCGGACTTTTTGGCGATGCGCCGAGCCTTGCAGGCTCTCGGTATGCCCGGTTTGCACGAATCTGTCCCCCAAATTCCGATTTTCCAGAAAGGCTCCTTTGCGTCCCTAACCACTAGCCACCAACCACTAACCACTTTAATTGCTGTCGACGGCAACCTCAAGATTCACGGAATCCCCGAAGAATTGCAAATTCCGGTAGTCAAGGGTGATGGCCGTATCGCAAGTATCTCGGCGGCCTCGATTTTGGCGAAAGTCTTCCGTGACCGCTACATGGACGACCTGGAAAAGAAATTCCCCGGCTACGGTTTTGACAAGCATGCCGGTTACGGAACCAAGGCTCACCTTGACGCAATCCGCCGTCTCGGCATGACCCCTGAACATCGTAAAAGCTTTCACCCCAAGAGCTTACAGACAGAGCTGGATCTTTTTTAAGGTACAATTGTGATGAAACGCATATCGTCAAACATTTTGCTTGACTTTTAGGATTGCAGGAATTATTTTTGGGCTAATCAATATAGGGGAATCCCATGAATAATATTGCAAACTTTTGTAAACAAAAAAACAAAGCGGCGTCTTTTCTTTAATTTGTGCCGCTAGTATAGGGCTTTTTGGCTGCGGGAGTGATTCCAGCAGCAGTGGCCCTGACGCGACGAACGATTTGTGCTCCGTTACCAAGACGGGAAACTCCGTTACTGTAAAAACGGCTGCAAATGGAACTGCGACGACTACCGTCTATGTGTTTGGCGCGGATGGAAATATGGTTTCGCAATCCACAATTACCGATTATTCTCAAATGGGGGATGACGTTACTGCTAAGGCTGTTTGCGAAGCCTCGGGAACGGTAGAGGGATTTAGTGCGACCTACGAAGCCGGTAAGTGCACGGTTAATCAGACCGTTGGCTTGGTAGGCACTTTGGATGAAATTTACGATGCTCAAAATGCAGTTTGTGAAGCAACTAACGAAGTCGCCAAGCCTGCAAGCAGCAGTGGCTCCAGCGAAAGCTCTTCTAAATCCGTGAAAAGCCTGGTTGAACTTTTCCAGTCCCCCTGTGCTGAATCTAATTCTGGCGAAACGGTCAAAGTGACCGGAGAAAAATCCGATTATATTTGCGCTTCTATTGATTTGGGTATGGGAATGACGACATACACGTGGGCGCCTGCCGTTAGCAAAATAGAGGATATGGACGAATGCTCGCAAAGCTGGGCCATCGCAAATCCCCAAAAGACCTATGCCTATGACAAGTCCAAAAAACAGATTTATACGTGTTCCATGGATCCTGAATCCTTGACTTGGAAATGGTCGGCTTTGGGGGCCGCGCTTGATATTGCCGATGATGACGAAGAAGATGGCGATGAAGTCGATAACCTCGGTTCTTCCAGCTCTACCAAGGCAGATCCTTCGGAAACCTCCACGCCAGAGTCTTCTAGCAGCTCCGGACCAAAGGAAAAGGTTGTAACCTTCGAAGACGGTATCATGTACACATCCACCTACGGTGACCGCGTTCGAACCTTCTTCAACACCGTTGACGAATATACCTTCTTTGACGACAACAAGGAAACGAAGGATAGTTCGGGCTGGTGGTTCAGTTTTGATGATAGTGCTGATAGAGGATATTCCACCGTATACACGGGATCCGAGATGGGCGCGTACACGGCAGAAATCGACCTCGTATACGACTGGGAGTATAATGGGGAATATATGGAAGCCGTTCCGTATCCCTATGCCGCCATCGGTTTCAATATGTCCCCGTCGGGAACCTCCGTAAATATGTCCGATTGGGAAGGAATGTGTGTCACCTATTCTGCAACGAAGAAGGTTGCGTTTACTTTGAAGAGCTTTGGTGACGGAAGAAGCTCCTGGTATGCGACCTTGCCGAGTGGTACCGTCAAAACGGTGGATCTTGCATTTAACACGAAAACTTTCCATCAACCCAGTTGGGCTATTGATCAAAAAATCAGTTATCCGACTTTTAATGGAGCGCTGTCTAGTGTTCTGGCCATCCACTTCAAGTATTCCAACGACGAGGCTGGCGTTTCGTGTCCTGTTTCGTTGGAAGGGAACTGCGTTACTACGTCCGTCAATAGCATCAAAATTCACAAGATCGGCAAGTACGGCGCCTGCTCGAACTAGATGCCTTTTACCGTTCCCAAAGTTGCGGCTCTCAGTATTTCACCTGTTCGGGAGTGCACTGAAAGAGTCTTTCTTTGGGGATTGTCAAGAAATACTTGACGAGTTCGGCATCCAGCTGCGTACCGGCAACATCCTTGATAATCTGGATTATTTTATGATTTTAAAGAAAAAGTCTCTATTGGCTTTGGGCTTTGCCTCCTTGATGTTTGTTGCCTGTGGCGATGAATCTTCCAGCGATTTGACTAGTTCAAATCCTTCTGACGACAAGGGAGATTCTTCAACTTCCTGGGTGGAGGCTGTAGAATCCATTTACGATCTTGGCAAGTGCGATAGCAAGCGCGATGGTCATGTGGTTTTCGTTGAAGACGACGATGTTTACTATGTTTGTGAAAATTCCAAGTGGCATGAGACGGAAGAACCTTCTTCCAGTTCCCAGAAGGTAGAATCTTCTTCTAGTTTCCAGAAGGTAGAATCTTCTTCGTCTGTGAATGGTGGTTCCAAGGATGAATCCTCGAACTCAAAGAGCGAAGGATCTTCTTCTTCGAAGGGGGGGAATTCCAATCCCAAGGACGATTCCGGAGGCAAAACCGAATCTTCTTCGTCGGGCAAGTCCTCCTCTTCTGTTGCGGAGTCCAGCTCCAGTGTTCCTAGGGACAATGAAGAAATTGAGAACATTGCTATTTCCAAAAAGGTTTTTACCGGTGTTGTCGAAAAGGGACCCTATGCAAGTGGAACTGCAGTCAAAGTTTCTGAATTGGATGACGAACTGGATGCTACGGGAACTTCTTTTGAGTGGGAGGTCATCAATGACAAGGGCGCCTATACTTCGGCAAAGGTTTCTTTGAAATCCAGATATGCACTTTTGCAAGCATCCGGATTCTATCTGAATGAAGTGACCAACAAGTCTTCGGACAGTCAGCTAGCTCTTCGCGCTTTGGTTGATCTTGGCGAAAAGGATGGGGCTAACATCAATGTGCTGACCCATTTGGCGGTGCGTCGCACCATCAATCTTTTTACCCAGTCTGGACAGTACAAGAACGTGATTGCAGCCAAGGCCAAGGCTGAGCAGGAAGTGATGGAAGCCTTCTTTATGCCCAAGGTAAATCATTCCTTTGAAGACTTGACCGTCTTTGGTTCTGGCGAAGATGACGCCAAGCTACTTGCTGTTTCGCTCCTTGTGCTGGCAAACAACACAGACGCCGATGTTTCCAAGTTGATCGCTAATGTCGCCAACGGTCTTGAAGCTGATGGCAAGTGGGATGAGGGCGATGACGAAAACTACAAGGCCGTGATTATTGGCATGGCCGACTGGGCTTATAGTGCAGATTTAGCCAAGATTCGCGAAAATCTTGAAAAAATTGGGGATGTTCCTGATTTTGAAAAGTATGTCTATCACTTTATGGCTAAGGCATACGGCATGTCTTCTTGCTTGGAAAAGAGCGATGGATACATTGAACGCAATACCGCTCCCAGCAGCAAGTTCCTGGGAGATACTCTTACTTGCGATGGTTCAATATACAGAAAAATCCATGCTAGTGAAATTTCTATGCAATACGCCTGCACAAAGTCGCGTGAAGGCGAAATCCGTGCGAAACCCTATACAACTACAGATTACATTTGCCACAGTGGAAATTGGACTCTAGCTGGGGTTTATGATTATCCCAAGAGCCATTACTTCAACGCCGATTACAAGTATGGCACCTTAAAGGACGATCGTGATGGCAAGGAATACAAGACCACGACTATCGGCAATCAAACTTGGATGGCCGAAAACCTGAACTTTTATGATCGTTCCAATCCGGACCTTGCAGAACTTTACACCTACTGTTATGAGCGTAAAGATGAGAACTGCGATGTTGCAGGCCGTCTGTACACTTGGGCTGCCGCATTGAATATTGATACCAAGTATCACACTAGTTCTGTTGCTGACGCAGGTGTTGTCGACAAGAAGCATCGTGGCGCTTGTCCTGATGGCTGGCACATTCCAACCCTTGCTGAATGGGGCGTTCTCGCTGACTATGTGAAGGAAATGTCCACCGCGACGTCTCCTGCCTATGCTCTCCAGGTGTTGAAGTCTGCTTATGGCTGGAATACCACTTCTTCGGATGCTGTGACTGGCGGATCTACTGACGAGTATGGTTTCTCTGTGATTCCTGCGGGGGCCTACTATGGCGTGTATGCAAGCTCAAGTGTAGCTGCCTTTAGTACTCATACTTTTGATGATGTTAGTTATTTTGCCAACTTCTGGACCGCCGACGAAGGCGATCTGAAGCCCGCGACTACCGCAAGCTACGTCGCATTCGACTTCCGTTCAAGAAACATGATTCTGGAAACGGACAGCTATAACGAAAAGAAACGCGGCTTCTCTGTTCGTTGCGTAAAGGACTAAAGATGAAGAAACACTTTATTTTCCCTGCTCTACTTGTTGCATCGGCTTTTTGGGCTTGTGGCGATGATTCTTCTGCTAATTCCAGCGAACCGGGGCCTTCGTCAAAAAAACTGGAAGAGGTTGGCTCCATCTTTGAATTGGGCAAATGCGTCAAAGACCGTAAGGGGGAAGTGATTTTTGTCGTGGATGAAGGCAAGGATTTCATTTGCGTTTCTGACAGGTGGATTGCCGAGGATGATCTAGATGGAGTAATAGCTTCCAGTAGTAGCGCT is a genomic window of Fibrobacter sp. UWT2 containing:
- a CDS encoding aconitate hydratase, encoding MLFNFDMIQGVYARIPARVEAARKQLGRPLTLAEKIIYSHLIDGAENRTYERGKDFAEFHPDRVAMQDATAQMALLQFTTAGKARVAVPSSVHCDHLIIAREGVEKDLPRAKEESKEVYDFLQSVSAKYGIDCWLPGAGIIHQVVLENYAFPGGMMIGTDSHTVNAGGLGMLAIGVGGADAVDAMVGLPWELKYPKMIGVKLTGKLQGFATAKDIILKLAGILTVKGGTNAIIEYFGEGARSLSATGKATIANMGAEVGATCSTFSYDDSMSRYLKVTGRADVAAAADKIAEHLKADPEVEANPEKYFDRVVEINLSELVPHFNGPFSPDRAFAVTDMAESLKATETKPESTPVVSAALIGSCTNSSYEDLFMAANMIKQALAKGLSPKCPLLINPGSEQVRYTAERDGLIDLFKQFGATIMTNACGPCIGRWDRAGADKKELNTIVHSFNRNFAKRADGNPNTHAFVASPLMAVIAALSGDIRFNPMTDTLVNNEGKAVKLDPPEQCELPPKGFEVKDAGYQAPAEDGSKITVSINPESKRLQALAPFAAWDGKDIAGAPLLIKAKGKCTTDHISMAGPWLNYRGHLENISNNMLIGAVNAFNGETNKVLCQCGSYKEVPELAKIYKAKGTGSIVIGDENYGEGSSREHAAMEPRFLGVKAVIVKSFARIHETNLKKQGMLALTFKNAADYDKIQEQDVFDIVGLTKFAPGSEFTLVAHHKDGSVDNIALSHTYNEQQWAWFKAGSALNLIRANNK
- a CDS encoding SulP family inorganic anion transporter — protein: MSNINAKDSVKNFLAGVKTTVTPELFRTIRRGYDKKNFVSDLMSGLIVGILALPLAIAFAIASGVGPEQGLYTAIIAGFTISLLGGSRFQIGGPTGAFIVIVYGIVSQYGYDGLASATLLAGILLIIFGLAKFGAIIKFIPYPVTVGFTAGIAIIIALGQVPNFFGLRFLSKDPADAVGKIKLYASSLDTVNIYAVIVGLVALAVCILWPKITTKVPGSLIAIIVATVMVKVLGWDDPITGHGVVTIGMKNHIPSGFPVPHLPNISLEMMQKVFQPALTIAILGAIESLLSAVVADGMTSTKHRSNTELFGQGVANVLSPMFGGIPATGAIARTATNIRNGAVSPISGLVHAVVLLLIMLVLGKYAEMIPMAALAAVLFQVAFNMCGYRSFIKMFKAPKSDVAVMLVAFFLTVIIDLTVAIEVGVLLAAVLFIKRMSDVAEVETVTEALKEDDEEAAHNELSRQVPKGVAVYELAGSLFFGAVDKFKDTMARISDKPKILILRMRSVSSIDAAGIQMIEDLLNRCNREGTQLLLSGVHAQPVVALTRAGVLKQLGEENALGNIDAALNRARELLGLPIVDTSHEMPQAPTVSWEKSLDKPWMPEESNAAVAEETPEVIAEKMLDEPVVKIEEKTK
- the purN gene encoding phosphoribosylglycinamide formyltransferase, with the protein product MFKIGVMASGGGSNFKAIIDRIGEGDLEAQCKFLITNNGGCGAVGHAESYGIPVYHISGKTHPDTAAYEAALLEVIDRYDIDLLILAGYMKALPVSLIKRLPDRILNIHPSLLPKYGGKGFWGIHVHEAVIAANEKESGPTVHLVSEEIDQGRILAQTRVPVEDGDTPETLAARVLVQEHALYWKTIKEYAAQIGV
- a CDS encoding ribonuclease HII, with product MKFKVPAFLEGIEFPVDGEVAMRKFAASQMGENAVVVGIDEVGRGPLAGPVVACAAVLKAPDALLTLNDSKKLTRPKREAMYQDVQDACACFAVASASVEEIDRMNILEADFLAMRRALQALGMPGLHESVPQIPIFQKGSFASLTTSHQPLTTLIAVDGNLKIHGIPEELQIPVVKGDGRIASISAASILAKVFRDRYMDDLEKKFPGYGFDKHAGYGTKAHLDAIRRLGMTPEHRKSFHPKSLQTELDLF
- a CDS encoding fibrobacter succinogenes major paralogous domain-containing protein, which gives rise to MILKKKSLLALGFASLMFVACGDESSSDLTSSNPSDDKGDSSTSWVEAVESIYDLGKCDSKRDGHVVFVEDDDVYYVCENSKWHETEEPSSSSQKVESSSSFQKVESSSSVNGGSKDESSNSKSEGSSSSKGGNSNPKDDSGGKTESSSSGKSSSSVAESSSSVPRDNEEIENIAISKKVFTGVVEKGPYASGTAVKVSELDDELDATGTSFEWEVINDKGAYTSAKVSLKSRYALLQASGFYLNEVTNKSSDSQLALRALVDLGEKDGANINVLTHLAVRRTINLFTQSGQYKNVIAAKAKAEQEVMEAFFMPKVNHSFEDLTVFGSGEDDAKLLAVSLLVLANNTDADVSKLIANVANGLEADGKWDEGDDENYKAVIIGMADWAYSADLAKIRENLEKIGDVPDFEKYVYHFMAKAYGMSSCLEKSDGYIERNTAPSSKFLGDTLTCDGSIYRKIHASEISMQYACTKSREGEIRAKPYTTTDYICHSGNWTLAGVYDYPKSHYFNADYKYGTLKDDRDGKEYKTTTIGNQTWMAENLNFYDRSNPDLAELYTYCYERKDENCDVAGRLYTWAAALNIDTKYHTSSVADAGVVDKKHRGACPDGWHIPTLAEWGVLADYVKEMSTATSPAYALQVLKSAYGWNTTSSDAVTGGSTDEYGFSVIPAGAYYGVYASSSVAAFSTHTFDDVSYFANFWTADEGDLKPATTASYVAFDFRSRNMILETDSYNEKKRGFSVRCVKD